In bacterium, the genomic window GTGGTGGTGATCGGCCATCAAAAAGCGCGCGAGACCAAGGAAAAGCTCCGCCGGAACTTTGGCATGCCGCATCCCGAGGGATATCGCAAAGCGCTGCGGTTGATGAAGCTGGCCGCTCGGTTTAAACGGCCGGTGATCTGCCTGATCGACACACCGGGCGCGTATCCGGGTATCGGCGCTGAGGAGCGCGGCCAGGCCGAGGCCATTGCGCGAAATCTCTTTGAAATGGCGCATCTGCCCACGCCGATCATCGTGGTGGTGATCGGCGAAGGGGCCAGCGGCGGTGCGCTCGGCATCGGTGTCGGCGACCGGATTCTGATGATGGAAAACACCTGGTACTCGGTCATCACGCCGGAAGGCTGCGCCGCCATCCTTTACCGTGATGCGGCCAATGCACCCCAAGCGGCAGAGGCCATGCGGGTCACGCCCGATGATCTGTTGAAGATGGGGATAATCGATAAAATTATCAGAGAGCCGGCCGGCGGCGCGCACGCTGATCCTGATGTTGCGGCCCAGCTGCTCAAACAAGCCTTGCTGCAAGAACTGGCAAGCCTGCGCAGAATCTCCGCCTCTCGGCTGGTGAAACAACGAATGGAAAAATTCAGCCGCATGGGCGTTTATCTGGAATAGTACCGGGCTGAAGACCGCTGCCGCCGTGCCGAGCGCTGGATCA contains:
- a CDS encoding acetyl-CoA carboxylase carboxyltransferase subunit alpha; translated protein: MNQFVLDFEKPIRELEKRIADLRGNSKPEDAFAAKEIKKLEAQVVRLRAQIYARLTRWQRVQLARHPNRPYTLDYIERMITDFIELHGDRFFGDDPAIVAGIGRLEQQPVVVIGHQKARETKEKLRRNFGMPHPEGYRKALRLMKLAARFKRPVICLIDTPGAYPGIGAEERGQAEAIARNLFEMAHLPTPIIVVVIGEGASGGALGIGVGDRILMMENTWYSVITPEGCAAILYRDAANAPQAAEAMRVTPDDLLKMGIIDKIIREPAGGAHADPDVAAQLLKQALLQELASLRRISASRLVKQRMEKFSRMGVYLE